A genomic region of Parus major isolate Abel chromosome 14, Parus_major1.1, whole genome shotgun sequence contains the following coding sequences:
- the PLD6 gene encoding mitochondrial cardiolipin hydrolase, with protein sequence PGAPARPCPCPLPSGDTALSRLVRRLLSARRSLDLCVFAFSCPQLARTVQVLHHRGVRVRLVTDAQYMGMHGSQIGRLRHAGIQVRHDQHSGYMHHKFAIVDRRMLITGSLNWTTQAIQSNRENVLVVEDAEYVKAFQDEFERIWEEYNPANYKFFPKGSK encoded by the exons CCCGGGGCGCCCGCCCGGCCCTGCCCGTGCCCGCTGCCGAGCGGCGACACCGCCCTGAGCCGCCTGGTGCGCCGCCTCCTCTCCGCCCGCCGCTCGCTCGACCTCTGCGTCTTCGCCTTCTCCTGCCCGCAGCTCGCCCGCACCGTGCAGGTCCTGCACCACCGCGGGGTCCGCGTCCGCCTGGTGACGGACGCGCAGTACATGGGCATGCACGGCTCCCAGATCGGCCGCCTGCGCCACGCGG ggaTCCAGGTGCGCCACGACCAGCACAGCGGGTACATGCACCACAAGTTCGCCATCGTGGACCGGAGGATGCTCATCACAGGCTCCCTCAACTGGACCACCCAGGCCATCCAGAGCAACCGGGAGAATGTGCTGGTCGTGGAGGACGCCGAGTATGTGAAGGCTTTTCAGGATGAGTTTGAAAGGATTTGGGAAGAGTACAATCCTGCCAATTACAAGTTTTTTCCCAAAGGCAGTAAATAA
- the FLCN gene encoding folliculin isoform X2: MNAIVALCHFCELHGPRTLFCTEVLHSPLPQGAGSGDISGQNEQAEEEEGGIQMSSRIRSHSPAEGASADSSSPGPKKSDMCEGCRSLAGGHPGYVSHDKETSIKYVSHQHPNHPQLFSIVRQACVRSLSCEVCPGREGPIFFGDEQHGFVFSHTFFIKDSLARGFQRWYSIITIMMDRIYLINSWPFLLGKIRGIIDELQGKALKVFEAEQFGCPQRAQRMNTAFTPFLHQRNGNAARSLTSLTNDENLWACLHTSFAWLLKACGSRLTEKLLEGAPTEDTLVQMEKLADLKEESEGWDGSEEEKPSSQPDVGEGQELSKSSPETSLMPDCNSWNVAHRRLSVFRSLRHMRQTMLPIGCVRIIPYSDQYEEAYRCNFLGLSPHVQIPPHILSSEFAVLVEVRAATRSSLYPTLFDDEQSLNKYEFVVTSGSPVAADRVGPTILNKIEAALTNQNLSVDVVDQCLVCLKEEWMNKVKVLFKFTKVDSRPKEDTQKLLSILGAAEEDNVKLLKFWMTGLSKTYKSHLMSTVRSPTSSESRN, encoded by the exons ATGAACGCTATCGTCGCCCTGTGCCATTTCTGTGAGCTCCACGGCCCTCGCACCCTGTTCTGCACCGAGGTCCTGCACTCGCCTCTCCCGCAGGGCGCCGGCAGCGGGGACATCTCCGGGCAGAATGAGCAGGCggaagaggaggaaggtggGATTCAGATGAGCAGCCGGATCCGCTCGCACAGCCCGGCTGAAGGGGCCAGCGCCGactccagcagcccagggccaAAGAAATCAGACATGTGTGAG GGCTGCCGCTCTCTTGCAGGAGGACACCCGGGGTATGTCAGCCACGACAAAGAAACCTCCATCAAGTACGTCAGCCACCAGCATCCAAACCACCCCCAGCTGTTCAGCATCGTGCGCCAGGCCTGTGTCCGCAGTCTCAGCTGTGAG GTCTGCCCAGGACGTGAAGGCCCTATTTTTTTTGGAGATGAACAGCATGGTTTTGTGTTCAGCCACACCTTCTTTATCAAAGACAGCCTGGCCCGAGGTTTCCAGCGCTGGTACAGCATCATCACCATCATGATGGACCGGATTTACCTCATCAACTCCTGGCCTTTCTTGCTGGGAAAAATCAGAGGCATTATTGATGAGCTCCAGGGCAAAGCACTGAAG gtgttTGAAGCAGAGCAGTTTGGGTGTCCCCAGCGAGCCCAGCGCATGAACACGGCCTTCACCCCCTTCCTGCACCAGCGCAACGGGAACGCCGCTCGCTCCCTGACATCCCTGACCAACGACGAGAACCTCTGGGCCTGCCTGCACACCTCCTTTGCTTG GCTTCTGAAGGCTTGTGGTAGCCGACTTACAGAGAAGCTTCTGGAGGGAGCACCCACAGAAGACACCCTAGTTCAGATGGAAAAACTTGCAG atCTGAAGGAAGAGTCAGAAGGCTGGGATGGTTCTGAGGAAGAGAAGCCTTCTTCCCAGCCAGATGttggggaagggcaggagctgtCCAAAAGCTCCCCTGAAACATCTCTGATGCCAGATTGCAACAGCTGGAACGTAGCTCACAGAAGGTTGTCTGTCTTTCGCTCTCTCAGGCACATGAGACAG ACGATGCTGCCCATCGGGTGTGTGAGGATCATCCCCTACAGTGACCAGTATGAGGAGGCCTATCGGTGCAACTTCCTGGGCCTGAGCCCACACGTCCAAATCCCACCCCACATCCTGTCATCTG AGTTTGCAGTCCTTGTGGAAGTCCGTGCTGCCACCCGCTCCAGCCTCTACCCAACCCTGTTTGATGATGAGCAGTCCCTCAACAAGTACGAGTTTGTTGTCACCAGTGGGAGCCCCGTTGCAGCAGATCGAG ttgGCCCAACAATCTTGAACAAGATTGAAGCTGCCCTGACCAACCAGAACCTCTCTGTGGATGTTGTGGATCAGTGCCTTGTTTGCCTGAAGGAGGAGTGGATGAA CAAAGTGAAAGTCCTCTTTAAATTCACTAAAGTGGACAGCAGACCCAAGGAGGATACCCAAAAACTGCTGAGCattctgggagctgcagaggaggacaATGTCAAACTTCTCAAGTTCTGGATGACCGGCCTGAGCAAGACCTACAAGTCCCACCTGATGTCAACAGTTCGCAGCCCGACGTCCTCAGAGTCCCGGAATTAA
- the FLCN gene encoding folliculin isoform X1 — MNAIVALCHFCELHGPRTLFCTEVLHSPLPQGAGSGDISGQNEQAEEEEGGIQMSSRIRSHSPAEGASADSSSPGPKKSDMCEGCRSLAGGHPGYVSHDKETSIKYVSHQHPNHPQLFSIVRQACVRSLSCEVCPGREGPIFFGDEQHGFVFSHTFFIKDSLARGFQRWYSIITIMMDRIYLINSWPFLLGKIRGIIDELQGKALKVFEAEQFGCPQRAQRMNTAFTPFLHQRNGNAARSLTSLTNDENLWACLHTSFAWLLKACGSRLTEKLLEGAPTEDTLVQMEKLADLKEESEGWDGSEEEKPSSQPDVGEGQELSKSSPETSLMPDCNSWNVAHRRLSVFRSLRHMRQVLGASAFRMLAWHVLMGNQVIWKARDMDLVQSAFDVLRTMLPIGCVRIIPYSDQYEEAYRCNFLGLSPHVQIPPHILSSEFAVLVEVRAATRSSLYPTLFDDEQSLNKYEFVVTSGSPVAADRVGPTILNKIEAALTNQNLSVDVVDQCLVCLKEEWMNKVKVLFKFTKVDSRPKEDTQKLLSILGAAEEDNVKLLKFWMTGLSKTYKSHLMSTVRSPTSSESRN, encoded by the exons ATGAACGCTATCGTCGCCCTGTGCCATTTCTGTGAGCTCCACGGCCCTCGCACCCTGTTCTGCACCGAGGTCCTGCACTCGCCTCTCCCGCAGGGCGCCGGCAGCGGGGACATCTCCGGGCAGAATGAGCAGGCggaagaggaggaaggtggGATTCAGATGAGCAGCCGGATCCGCTCGCACAGCCCGGCTGAAGGGGCCAGCGCCGactccagcagcccagggccaAAGAAATCAGACATGTGTGAG GGCTGCCGCTCTCTTGCAGGAGGACACCCGGGGTATGTCAGCCACGACAAAGAAACCTCCATCAAGTACGTCAGCCACCAGCATCCAAACCACCCCCAGCTGTTCAGCATCGTGCGCCAGGCCTGTGTCCGCAGTCTCAGCTGTGAG GTCTGCCCAGGACGTGAAGGCCCTATTTTTTTTGGAGATGAACAGCATGGTTTTGTGTTCAGCCACACCTTCTTTATCAAAGACAGCCTGGCCCGAGGTTTCCAGCGCTGGTACAGCATCATCACCATCATGATGGACCGGATTTACCTCATCAACTCCTGGCCTTTCTTGCTGGGAAAAATCAGAGGCATTATTGATGAGCTCCAGGGCAAAGCACTGAAG gtgttTGAAGCAGAGCAGTTTGGGTGTCCCCAGCGAGCCCAGCGCATGAACACGGCCTTCACCCCCTTCCTGCACCAGCGCAACGGGAACGCCGCTCGCTCCCTGACATCCCTGACCAACGACGAGAACCTCTGGGCCTGCCTGCACACCTCCTTTGCTTG GCTTCTGAAGGCTTGTGGTAGCCGACTTACAGAGAAGCTTCTGGAGGGAGCACCCACAGAAGACACCCTAGTTCAGATGGAAAAACTTGCAG atCTGAAGGAAGAGTCAGAAGGCTGGGATGGTTCTGAGGAAGAGAAGCCTTCTTCCCAGCCAGATGttggggaagggcaggagctgtCCAAAAGCTCCCCTGAAACATCTCTGATGCCAGATTGCAACAGCTGGAACGTAGCTCACAGAAGGTTGTCTGTCTTTCGCTCTCTCAGGCACATGAGACAG GTTCTCGGGGCATCAGCATTCCGAATGCTGGCTTGGCATGTTCTGATGGGGAACCAGGTCATCTGGAAAGCTCGGGATATGGATCTTGTCCAGTCTGCCTTTGATGTCCTACGG ACGATGCTGCCCATCGGGTGTGTGAGGATCATCCCCTACAGTGACCAGTATGAGGAGGCCTATCGGTGCAACTTCCTGGGCCTGAGCCCACACGTCCAAATCCCACCCCACATCCTGTCATCTG AGTTTGCAGTCCTTGTGGAAGTCCGTGCTGCCACCCGCTCCAGCCTCTACCCAACCCTGTTTGATGATGAGCAGTCCCTCAACAAGTACGAGTTTGTTGTCACCAGTGGGAGCCCCGTTGCAGCAGATCGAG ttgGCCCAACAATCTTGAACAAGATTGAAGCTGCCCTGACCAACCAGAACCTCTCTGTGGATGTTGTGGATCAGTGCCTTGTTTGCCTGAAGGAGGAGTGGATGAA CAAAGTGAAAGTCCTCTTTAAATTCACTAAAGTGGACAGCAGACCCAAGGAGGATACCCAAAAACTGCTGAGCattctgggagctgcagaggaggacaATGTCAAACTTCTCAAGTTCTGGATGACCGGCCTGAGCAAGACCTACAAGTCCCACCTGATGTCAACAGTTCGCAGCCCGACGTCCTCAGAGTCCCGGAATTAA